One segment of Leptodactylus fuscus isolate aLepFus1 chromosome 7, aLepFus1.hap2, whole genome shotgun sequence DNA contains the following:
- the SOCS4 gene encoding suppressor of cytokine signaling 4: protein MAENIEEKLGDLDVRPKNSRSRSADRKDGYVWSGKKLSWSNKGGNLADGGDMRSTDKAEGSPRSQERKHSCSSIELDLDRSCGHKLLGRSLKQKLQDAVGQCFPIKTCSSRHQSVLSSKRKIHISELMLDKCPFPPKSDLAYRWHFIKRHTAPVSQPHTQYVVKDAPKVEPLAMAEGEEDILSEGQVLSCEVNMSTVESVTTKVLRGCKEDSDIDSDDEVLTLCTSSRKRNKPRWEPDDEVFQAATPPKYHTQIDYVHCLVPDLFQINNNPCYWGVMDRYAAEALLEGKPEGTFLLRDSAQEDYLFSVSFRRYSRSLHARIEQWNHNFSFDAHDPCVFHAPDITGLLEHYKDPSSCMFFEPLLSSPLHRTFPFSLQHICRTVICGSTNYDGIDSLPVPSSMKLYLKEYHYKSKVRVRRVDIPERHHK from the coding sequence ATGGCTGAAAATATTGAAGAGAAGCTTGGTGATCTTGATGTCAGGCCAAAGAATTCTCGTAGTCGCAGTGCTGATCGGAAAGATGGATACGTTTGGAGTGGGAAGAAACTTTCCTGGTCAAACAAAGGTGGCAATTTGGCTGACGGGGGCGACATGCGCTCTACAGACAAAGCTGAGGGTTCTCCAAGGAgccaagagagaaaacacagttGTTCCTCAATAGAACTTGATCTAGACCGCTCATGTGGACACAAGCTCTTAGGACGGTCTTTGAAGCAAAAGCTGCAGGATGCTGTAGGTCAATGCTTTCCCATAAAGACCTGCAGTAGCCGTCATCAATCTGTATTGTCTTCCAAAAGAAAAATTCATATAAGTGAATTAATGCTAGATAAGTGCCCTTTTCCCCCTAAATCAGACCTGGCCTATAGGTGGCATTTTATCAAAAGACACACTGCTCCTGTCAGTCAGCCACACACCCAGTATGTTGTGAAAGACGCACCTAAGGTGGAACCTCTAGCCATGGCTGAGGGGGAAGAGGACATTTTGTCAGAGGGACAGGTCCTATCATGTGAGGTAAACATGAGCACAGTAGAATCGGTCACCACCAAAGTTTTGAGGGGCTGCAAAGAGGACAGCGACATTGACTCAGACGATGAAGTCCTCACACTTTGTACAAGTTCTCGAAAGAGAAATAAACCCAGATGGGAACCAGATGATGAAGTATTTCAGGCCGCAACCCCACCTAAATATCACACTCAAATAGATTATGTACATTGTCTGGTTCCAGACCTCTTTCAGATCAATAATAATCCATGCTACTGGGGAGTTATGGACCGGTATGCAGCCGAGGCCCTATTGGAAGGAAAGCCAGAAGGGACATTTTTACTGCGGGACTCTGCACAAGAAGATTACTTGTTCTCTGTAAGTTTCAGACGTTATAGCCGCTCCCTCCATGCCAGGATTGAACAGTGGAATCATAACTTTAGCTTTGATGCCCATGATCCATGTGTGTTCCATGCACCCGATATCACAGGTTTGTTGGAGCATTACAAAGACCCCAGTTCCTGTATGTTCTTTGAGCCCCTTCTCTCTAGCCCTTTGCATAGGACATTCCCCTTTTCCCTACAGCACATATGCAGAACCGTTATTTGCGGATCAACAAACTACGATGGCATTGACTCTCTCCCAGTCCCTTCTTCTATGAAACTTTACTTGAAGGAATATCATTACAAATCTAAAGTGCGGGTCCGCCGTGTCGACATACCAGAACGACACCATAAGTGA
- the MAPK1IP1L gene encoding MAPK-interacting and spindle-stabilizing protein-like: protein MSGSDDFSLADALADNAPAKSKNLSNPKDNQQPGGWSGANPWSTNPSAPSAPGFTPFGQGQGGGSYPSGGSQPSASATHPYPSAPQPGAPSQPYPSAPQPGAPSQPYPSAPQPGAPSQPYPSAPQPGGPSQPYPSGPQPGAPTYPYPSGPQPGAPSAPSGPSGPYPGAAPGQQPTAPNAPYSTGPSGPYPGAPAGQQPNAPYPSGPYPGAPAGQNPGAPNAPFPSQPAGPYAGIPAGPQPGAPTGPYPNAPNAPGQYPAAQYPSGPGGMPGSYPNPSGAPSQPYPCPPGQGPSQGGSYPAPYGQSGPAGPGQGGSWGSNPWGSQGGQYPTNPNMPYPSSSPFPNPGAASSVPWGTVPPGQWGPSASFPGAPGSNPKPGTYP, encoded by the exons ATGTCTGGATCAGATGACTTTTCG CTGGCAGATGCTTTAGCAGATAATGCTCCTGCCAAATCAAAGAATTTGAGCAACCCTAAAGATAATCAGCAGCCAGGTGGATGGTCTGGAGCAAACCCTTGGAGCACAAATCCTAGTGCTCCTTCTGCCCCTGGTTTCACACCTTTTGGTCAAGGCCAAGGAGGGGGATCATATCCTAGTGGTGGATCTCAGCCATCGGCCTCAGCAACACACCCATATCCATCTGCACCTCAGCCAGGAGCACCATCACAGCCTTATCCATCTGCACCTCAGCCAGGAGCACCATCACAGCCTTATCCATCTGCACCTCAACCAGGAGCTCCATCACAGCCTTATCCATCTGCACCTCAACCAGGAGGACCCTCACAACCCTATCCATCTGGACCTCAGCCAGGAGCTCCAACGTACCCTTATCCATCTGGACCTCAGCCAGGAGCACCAAGTGCACCTTCAGGCCCTTCCGGGCCTTACCCAGGTGCTGCACCTGGACAACAGCCTACTGCACCTAATGCCCCATATTCTACTGGGCCTTCTGGACCATATCCAGGAGCCCCTGCTGGACAACAACCAAATGCCCCATACCCTTCAGGACCCTATCCAGGGGCTCCTGCTGGGCAAAACCCAGGGGCACCAAATGCCCCATTCCCTTCACAGCCTGCTGGGCCTTATGCAGGAATACCCGCTGGTCCGCAACCAGGAGCTCCCACTGGGCCCTATCCTAATGCTCCTAATGCCCCTGGGCAATATCCTGCAGCTCAATATCCTTCAGGTCCTGGTGGAATGCCAGGGTCCTATCCTAATCCTTCTGGAGCTCCAAGCCAACCATACCCCTGTCCTCCAGGACAAGGTCCTTCACAAGGTGGATCTTATCCTGCTCCTTATGGCCAGTCAGGACCTGCAGGTCCTGGACAGGGTGGGTCTTGGGGTTCTAATCCATGGGGATCTCAAGGTGGTCAGTATCCAACAAACCCAAATATGCCATATCCATCTTCTAGTCCATTCCCAAATCCTGGTGCTGCATCTTCTGTGCCATGGGGTACTGTGCCCCCTGGTCAGTGGGGACCATCTGCTTCATTTCCTGGAGCTCCTGGATCAAACCCTAAACCAGGCACATACCCATGA